From the genome of Silurus meridionalis isolate SWU-2019-XX chromosome 12, ASM1480568v1, whole genome shotgun sequence, one region includes:
- the fam110b gene encoding protein FAM110B, with protein sequence MPTETLPPDSKALGAGGAVASAVPLRILNKGPEYFRRAAEPNPKRLSAVERLEADKAKYVKSQEVINAKQEPVKPQVLAKRSPAVSSALKASNNNAKSDTCASTKRENLNLEILKNLLNSSSSAEGPAKSSVARSWAPESGHRSFPESLNVPAAAFHGRKSPQNLNLSRGLMENHGAEGDHLPLHASQSSSDIRRLCNGKPFRSGRSSSSSSAPPLPPKPSAKALGISDNAKCAAKTELEVRRPSLHRSKSDLSDRLARSGADAERFFNYCGLEPDELEGFVEGFGRASSDIVSLNFRSASMISSDCGRSRHTDDNDDLSNEEDEEERVPYGISAVERNARVIKWLYSIKQARESQKVSHV encoded by the coding sequence ATGCCCACCGAGACGCTGCCACCAGATAGCAAGGCGTTGGGTGCTGGGGGCGCCGTGGCTTCGGCTGTACCTCTCCGAATACTAAACAAAGGTCCTGAATATTTTAGACGAGCAGCCGAACCCAACCCAAAGCGCCTCAGTGCTGTGGAGCGACTCGAAGCTGACAAAGCCAAGTACGTCAAGAGCCAGGAAGTGATCAACGCAAAGCAGGAACCGGTAAAGCCTCAGGTTCTTGCAAAACGGAGCCCGGCGGTGAGTTCAGCTCTCAAAGCTTCCAACAACAACGCCAAGTCAGACACCTGCGCCAGCACCAAGCGTGAAAATCTCAACCTGGAGATCCTGAAGAACCTGCTCAACAGCTCGTCTTCAGCAGAAGGACCTGCGAAAAGCTCAGTGGCGAGGAGTTGGGCACCAGAATCTGGACATCGCTCTTTTCCTGAGTCCTTAAATGTTCCAGCTGCAGCCTTTCATGGCCGGAAAAGCCCCCAAAACCTGAATCTAAGTCGTGGACTTATGGAGAACCATGGGGCCGAGGGCGATCATTTGCCACTCCATGCATCTCAGAGTTCCTCGGACATCCGGCGTCTGTGTAACGGGAAACCGTTCCGTTCAGGacgcagtagcagtagcagctcAGCTCCTCCGCTACCCCCAAAACCAAGTGCAAAGGCTTTAGGAATCTCTGACAATGCAAAGTGTGCAGCTAAAACAGAACTAGAAGTTCGCCGACCCTCACTGCATCGATCCAAATCAGACTTGAGCGACCGTTTGGCTCGGTCCGGTGCGGATGCAGAGAGGTTCTTCAACTACTGCGGGCTGGAACCGGATGAGCTTGAGGGTTTTGTCGAAGGCTTCGGACGCGCAAGTTCCGACATTGTATCACTAAACTTCCGTAGCGCAAGCATGATCAGCTCGGACTGTGGGCGCTCGCGACACACCGACGACAACGACGACCTTTCCAACGAAGAGGACGAAGAGGAACGAGTCCCGTATGGGATCTCCGCCGTGGAGCGCAATGCTCGCGTCATCAAATGGCTCTACAGCATCAAGCAAGCGCGAGAATCTCAGAAAGTCTCGCACGTTTGA